The proteins below are encoded in one region of Macrococcus armenti:
- a CDS encoding ABC-F family ATP-binding cassette domain-containing protein: MEAYKIEHLTKQYGIKTVFEDISLSISNGDKIALVGINGTGKSALLKCIAEIEDHTGVVTHPNGFTIEYAAQSPVLDETKSITDNVLDINHPVMKLFAKYNNILKSMETDYNEQLANDLSNVQSQIEQLDGFTYRASAEAILTKLGIKDLNVPVSTLSGGQKKRVALAKSLLKSPDLLLLDEPTNHLDFESIYWLIQFIKNYNKAVLVVTHDRYFLNEITNRIVELRNGKLYQYRGNYEDYIVQKVEDEVIQANQEQKEKQLYKQELAWMRKGAKARTTKQQARIDRFSDIEDKVKSHTKSEAMEIDLAHKRLGKQVFEIKDLSMTFSNKKLFSNFSDIVQTTDRIGIVGQNGTGKSTLLNLLSGELSASEGFIKVGQTVRIGYYRQEDIALDKDMRMIDYLREKAEIGMTSTGEKVSVTQLLERFLFPSAVHGTYISKLSGGERKRLYLLSILIQGPNVLLLDEPTNDLDTETLTILEQYLESFNGAVITVSHDRYFLNKVVTSYWYIHNGIVHKVLGSFEDYLTMKSQLELQTEKKAVEKPVESKQNEVKQKRLSYKDKRRFEFLTEAIETLEQEMDDIDAAIAQETTNYDRLNRLTTERSEKEALYETYYVEWDELSDRME; encoded by the coding sequence ATGGAAGCTTATAAAATAGAACATTTAACGAAACAATATGGTATTAAGACGGTGTTTGAAGACATTAGTTTAAGCATATCAAACGGTGATAAAATTGCGCTTGTTGGTATTAATGGAACAGGTAAGAGCGCACTGCTGAAATGCATCGCTGAAATAGAGGACCATACTGGTGTTGTTACGCATCCGAATGGTTTTACAATTGAGTATGCAGCACAATCACCAGTACTTGATGAAACGAAGTCAATAACGGATAATGTACTGGATATCAATCATCCTGTTATGAAATTATTCGCCAAATATAACAATATATTAAAATCGATGGAAACGGATTATAATGAACAGCTGGCGAATGATTTAAGTAATGTCCAGTCTCAGATAGAACAATTGGATGGCTTTACATATCGTGCATCAGCTGAGGCAATTTTAACGAAACTCGGCATAAAAGATTTGAATGTACCAGTCAGTACGTTAAGTGGAGGTCAGAAAAAACGTGTAGCGCTTGCAAAGTCACTGCTGAAATCACCCGACTTATTATTACTCGATGAGCCTACGAACCATCTGGATTTTGAGTCTATTTACTGGTTGATACAGTTTATTAAAAACTATAACAAAGCGGTACTTGTTGTGACCCATGACCGCTATTTCCTGAACGAAATTACAAATAGAATCGTTGAATTACGTAACGGAAAGCTTTATCAGTACCGTGGAAATTATGAAGATTACATTGTACAAAAAGTAGAAGATGAAGTGATTCAGGCGAATCAGGAACAAAAGGAAAAGCAGCTGTATAAGCAGGAGTTAGCATGGATGCGTAAAGGCGCGAAAGCCCGTACGACGAAGCAGCAGGCAAGAATTGATCGTTTCAGTGATATTGAGGATAAAGTAAAGTCACATACAAAATCAGAAGCGATGGAAATAGATCTAGCACATAAACGACTCGGTAAACAAGTATTTGAAATTAAAGATTTAAGTATGACGTTTAGTAATAAAAAGCTCTTTTCAAACTTTAGTGACATCGTACAGACGACAGATCGTATCGGAATTGTCGGCCAGAATGGTACAGGGAAATCTACATTGTTAAACTTACTATCAGGAGAACTTTCGGCAAGTGAAGGTTTTATTAAAGTTGGTCAGACAGTAAGAATCGGATATTATCGACAGGAAGATATTGCGCTTGATAAAGATATGCGTATGATCGATTATTTACGTGAAAAAGCAGAAATCGGAATGACGTCAACTGGTGAGAAAGTCTCAGTAACACAATTATTAGAACGATTTTTATTTCCTTCTGCGGTACATGGTACATATATTAGTAAATTAAGTGGTGGAGAACGTAAGCGACTGTATTTGCTCAGCATATTAATTCAAGGACCAAACGTATTACTGCTTGATGAACCGACAAATGACCTGGATACTGAGACATTAACGATATTAGAACAATATTTAGAATCATTTAATGGAGCTGTTATTACAGTCAGTCATGACCGATACTTTTTAAATAAAGTTGTAACTTCATATTGGTACATTCATAACGGCATAGTTCATAAAGTGCTTGGTTCATTTGAAGATTATCTGACGATGAAATCACAACTAGAATTACAGACGGAAAAGAAAGCAGTTGAAAAGCCGGTTGAAAGTAAACAGAATGAAGTCAAACAAAAACGTTTGTCTTACAAAGATAAACGCAGATTTGAGTTTTTAACTGAAGCAATTGAAACGTTGGAGCAGGAAATGGACGATATTGATGCAGCCATTGCTCAGGAAACAACTAATTATGACCGACTGAATCGACTCACAACGGAACGTAGTGAAAAAGAAGCGCTGTATGAAACATACTACGTAGAATGGGATGAATTATCAGATCGAATGGAGTAG
- the recQ gene encoding DNA helicase RecQ, which translates to MKQILETYFGYSNFRPGQEQLIQNAIYNIPTLGILPTGGGKSICYQVPGIYKGGLTLVISPLISLMKDQVDALNSSGIKARYINSALTKRETIEVETQLLKGDCQFLYVAPERFDNISFQQLLYKLDIKLVAFDEAHCISKWGHDFRPSYRNVVQKVLTLPHNFTVMALTATATIDVKEDICALLYIDHKNVIETSTKRDNLKFIVDPTYQKQKMVIDYINNHKDESGIIYASTRKQVETLSEVFSAKGIQHAIYHAGLKKEEKEHNQSAFVRDDIQVMIATNAFGMGIDKSNVRYVIHYNMPQDLESYYQEAGRAGRDGLPSECILMYSEADIKLQHFFIETAPEEVQELKKEKLNKMIQYTKTRRCLQSTIIHYFNPNEHLKNCEQCSNCLKQDENYNMTTEAQQILSCLVRIKIPTTKILLSKVLHGEHDDQIKVEKLDKLSTFGLLKSYDASAIQSFIDTLIFNGYIRVHDQYLHCAEEAKQILFEGVQIKTYYKPNQYNEKVKITTMNTVDDTLLKALKEARKTLSDQLDVPPFTIFSDHTLQLFADKKPMSKEDMILIEGVGSYKLKHYCPKFIEVIQQYVS; encoded by the coding sequence ATGAAACAAATATTAGAAACATATTTTGGATATTCAAATTTTCGTCCTGGTCAGGAACAACTCATTCAAAACGCGATTTATAATATCCCGACGCTAGGTATATTACCTACTGGTGGCGGTAAATCGATATGCTATCAAGTGCCTGGCATATATAAAGGGGGATTAACACTCGTTATTAGTCCGTTAATTTCTTTAATGAAAGACCAGGTCGATGCATTAAATTCAAGCGGTATTAAAGCGCGTTATATTAACTCAGCATTAACGAAACGAGAAACGATTGAAGTAGAAACGCAACTACTTAAAGGTGATTGTCAGTTTCTATATGTCGCACCAGAGCGGTTTGATAATATATCTTTCCAGCAACTGCTTTATAAACTGGATATTAAACTTGTTGCGTTTGATGAAGCACACTGTATATCAAAGTGGGGGCATGACTTCAGACCAAGCTATAGAAATGTCGTACAGAAAGTATTAACACTGCCGCATAATTTCACAGTTATGGCACTAACCGCGACTGCGACAATCGATGTAAAAGAAGATATTTGTGCCTTATTATATATCGACCACAAAAATGTAATTGAAACGAGTACGAAGCGGGACAATTTAAAATTCATCGTAGATCCAACGTATCAAAAGCAGAAGATGGTCATCGATTATATTAACAACCATAAAGATGAATCTGGTATTATTTACGCGAGTACACGTAAACAAGTGGAAACTTTAAGTGAAGTATTCAGTGCGAAAGGAATTCAGCATGCAATCTATCATGCAGGGCTGAAAAAAGAAGAGAAAGAACATAATCAAAGCGCATTTGTACGCGATGATATACAAGTAATGATCGCAACGAATGCATTTGGTATGGGAATCGATAAATCAAACGTCAGATATGTAATTCATTACAATATGCCGCAAGATTTAGAAAGTTATTATCAGGAAGCAGGTCGTGCGGGACGTGACGGACTGCCAAGTGAATGCATACTTATGTACTCTGAAGCAGATATTAAGTTACAGCACTTTTTTATTGAAACAGCACCGGAAGAAGTACAGGAGTTAAAGAAAGAAAAATTAAACAAAATGATACAGTATACGAAAACAAGGCGATGTTTGCAGTCAACGATTATACACTATTTTAATCCTAACGAGCATTTGAAAAATTGTGAACAATGTTCTAACTGTTTAAAACAGGATGAGAATTATAATATGACAACAGAAGCACAGCAAATATTAAGTTGTTTAGTGCGCATTAAAATACCGACTACGAAAATACTGTTATCTAAAGTTTTACATGGTGAGCATGACGATCAGATAAAAGTAGAAAAACTAGATAAACTTTCAACATTCGGTTTGTTAAAATCGTATGATGCAAGTGCAATACAATCATTTATTGATACATTAATTTTTAATGGCTATATAAGAGTGCATGATCAATATTTACATTGTGCTGAAGAGGCAAAACAAATATTATTTGAAGGCGTTCAAATCAAAACATATTACAAACCAAATCAATATAACGAAAAAGTGAAAATAACGACGATGAATACAGTTGACGATACGTTGTTAAAGGCGCTGAAAGAAGCACGTAAAACACTGAGTGATCAACTGGATGTACCACCATTTACAATCTTCTCTGACCATACATTGCAGCTATTTGCAGATAAAAAGCCGATGTCAAAAGAAGATATGATTTTAATAGAAGGTGTAGGGTCATATAAACTTAAACATTACTGCCCTAAATTTATTGAAGTCATCCAGCAATATGTAAGCTAA
- a CDS encoding ABC transporter ATP-binding protein, with protein sequence MIKFKNVTKRYGDKTVVDNISFEINEGEFFVIIGPSGSGKTTTLKMINRLIPLSEGFIYFKGEPVSDYKLDEMRWDIGYVLQQIALFPHMTIKENISQVPLMKKYSQERIDKDAVTLLNMVGLPSDDFLNRFPDELSGGQKQRVGVVRALMADPPVILMDEPFSALDPISREKLQDDLIRLQSEIKKTIIFVTHDISEALKLGDRICLMNKGKIEQIGTPESFINTPNNDFVKTFMGNAVQTERYARNLMRNINAETTAVVAPDASLPYVYKLLAEHAYIAVIEHETQIGVISRADVLHQLSQEAM encoded by the coding sequence ATGATAAAATTTAAAAACGTTACGAAACGTTATGGAGATAAAACCGTCGTTGATAATATCAGCTTTGAAATAAATGAAGGTGAGTTTTTCGTAATTATCGGTCCTTCTGGTAGTGGTAAGACGACAACATTAAAAATGATTAATCGGCTTATTCCGCTTTCAGAAGGGTTTATTTATTTTAAAGGTGAACCCGTAAGTGACTATAAACTAGATGAGATGCGCTGGGATATTGGTTATGTACTGCAGCAAATCGCGCTATTCCCCCATATGACGATAAAGGAGAATATTAGTCAAGTCCCTTTAATGAAGAAGTATTCACAGGAGCGTATCGATAAAGATGCCGTTACGTTACTGAACATGGTCGGGCTTCCGAGCGATGACTTCTTAAATCGTTTTCCTGATGAATTATCAGGTGGACAGAAACAACGTGTTGGCGTTGTACGTGCACTTATGGCAGATCCGCCTGTTATATTAATGGACGAACCATTTAGTGCGCTGGACCCGATTTCACGTGAGAAATTACAGGATGATTTAATTCGTCTGCAATCTGAAATTAAGAAAACGATTATTTTTGTTACACATGATATATCTGAAGCATTAAAACTTGGAGATAGAATTTGTCTTATGAACAAAGGAAAAATTGAACAAATCGGAACACCTGAATCATTTATTAATACACCGAACAATGATTTCGTTAAAACGTTTATGGGTAATGCGGTTCAAACAGAGCGCTACGCAAGAAATTTAATGCGTAATATTAATGCAGAAACGACAGCAGTAGTTGCTCCGGATGCTTCATTACCGTATGTGTACAAGTTATTAGCAGAGCATGCTTATATTGCTGTCATTGAACATGAAACGCAAATCGGAGTAATTTCAAGAGCGGATGTATTACATCAGTTAAGTCAGGAGGCGATGTAA
- a CDS encoding ABC transporter permease/substrate-binding protein yields the protein MGALWQTFNQRKYELLEALFEHIQISFIALLIATFIAIPIGIYLTRHTKLAEPIINITAVLQTIPSLALLGLMIPLFGIGRVPAIIALVIYALLPILRNTYTGIKEVDPSLKEAASGIGMNTYRQLTKVEIPLAMPVIMAGIRTAMVLIIGTATLAAFIGAGGLGDLILLGIDRNNMSILLLGAIPAALLALLFDFLLKRMEKLSYRKLLYVLSTMLLIFLIVAVWPLLFNNDHKLKFAGKLGTEPEIITNMYKLVIEDKTDTTVEVSPGMGKTTFLFNALKSDDIDGYLEFTGTVLGEISKENPEGTTEKAVYQQANDSLKQFDMALLQPMKYNNTYALAVKRSYAKDHNLKTISDLEKVKDDIRVGFTLEFNDRNDGYKGIQKKHGIKFNQVKTMEPKIRYQAIEQDKIDLIDAYSTDAELKKYDMVVLKDDKHLFPPYQGAPLLKQSTIKDNPEVVRALNLLANKISDEEMQAMNYEVTYNDKTPESVAKAYLKKEGIIK from the coding sequence ATGGGGGCGCTATGGCAGACATTTAACCAACGAAAGTATGAATTATTAGAGGCGTTATTTGAACATATTCAAATCTCATTTATCGCACTATTAATTGCGACATTTATCGCGATTCCGATTGGGATTTATTTAACAAGACATACAAAGTTAGCTGAACCGATTATCAATATTACAGCGGTCCTGCAGACGATTCCATCACTCGCGTTATTAGGATTAATGATACCGTTATTTGGAATCGGGCGTGTACCTGCAATCATTGCGCTCGTAATATATGCGTTACTACCGATACTCCGTAATACATATACCGGCATAAAGGAAGTGGATCCTTCTCTTAAAGAAGCGGCGAGTGGTATTGGTATGAATACATATCGACAGTTAACGAAAGTGGAGATACCTTTAGCAATGCCGGTCATAATGGCTGGTATAAGAACAGCGATGGTTTTAATTATCGGAACAGCGACACTCGCTGCATTTATCGGTGCAGGTGGATTAGGGGATTTAATATTACTCGGAATTGATCGTAATAATATGAGTATATTACTTCTTGGCGCTATCCCTGCTGCACTTCTTGCTTTATTATTTGATTTTCTGTTAAAACGTATGGAGAAGCTGAGTTACAGAAAGTTACTCTACGTTCTTAGCACGATGCTGTTAATATTTCTTATCGTAGCGGTATGGCCATTACTCTTTAACAATGACCATAAGCTTAAATTTGCAGGGAAGCTTGGTACAGAGCCGGAAATTATTACGAATATGTATAAGCTCGTAATTGAGGATAAAACGGATACAACTGTAGAAGTATCACCTGGTATGGGTAAAACGACATTTTTATTCAATGCATTAAAATCAGATGATATTGATGGATACCTTGAGTTTACAGGAACAGTACTCGGTGAAATTTCGAAAGAGAATCCAGAAGGAACAACTGAAAAAGCTGTATATCAGCAGGCAAATGACAGTTTAAAGCAGTTTGATATGGCGTTATTACAACCAATGAAGTATAACAACACATATGCACTTGCAGTAAAGCGTTCATATGCTAAGGACCATAATTTAAAAACAATCTCTGATTTAGAAAAAGTAAAAGATGATATTCGCGTCGGATTCACTTTAGAATTCAACGATCGTAATGACGGATATAAAGGTATTCAGAAAAAGCATGGTATTAAATTTAATCAAGTGAAAACGATGGAACCGAAAATTCGTTATCAGGCAATTGAGCAAGACAAAATTGATTTAATAGATGCATATTCAACAGATGCTGAATTGAAAAAATATGATATGGTTGTCCTTAAAGACGATAAACATCTCTTCCCGCCATACCAAGGTGCACCGTTATTAAAACAAAGTACAATTAAAGATAATCCAGAAGTCGTGCGTGCACTTAACTTACTCGCAAATAAAATATCAGATGAAGAAATGCAGGCGATGAACTATGAAGTTACATATAATGATAAAACGCCGGAAAGTGTTGCGAAAGCATATTTAAAGAAAGAAGGTATTATTAAATAA
- a CDS encoding 5' nucleotidase, NT5C type, with protein MRKSIAIDMDEVLADTLKKVILQFNERTGMSIKKEDLLEKKLRTEYPEYVNHLNELLLERSFFRDLEVFPDAIRVVKRLNEHYDVFIATAAMDVPTSFDAKYAWLQEHFPFLDPQHFIFCGYKGIVATDYLIDDNPRQLRAFNGKGIIFDAVHNQSITEFDRVTSWLDVERYFFGDE; from the coding sequence ATGAGAAAGTCAATTGCAATTGATATGGATGAAGTGTTAGCGGATACTTTAAAGAAAGTAATTTTACAGTTTAATGAACGTACAGGTATGTCGATAAAAAAAGAAGACTTACTTGAAAAGAAATTACGCACGGAATATCCGGAATATGTGAATCACTTAAATGAATTATTATTAGAACGCAGTTTCTTTAGAGATTTAGAAGTGTTTCCTGATGCAATTCGTGTCGTAAAGCGATTAAACGAACATTATGATGTGTTTATTGCAACTGCTGCAATGGACGTACCGACATCATTTGATGCAAAGTATGCATGGTTACAGGAACATTTTCCGTTTTTAGATCCTCAGCATTTTATTTTCTGCGGATATAAAGGAATTGTAGCAACCGATTATTTAATCGATGATAATCCGAGACAACTCCGTGCTTTTAATGGAAAAGGTATTATTTTTGATGCAGTGCATAATCAAAGTATTACAGAATTTGATCGTGTCACATCATGGCTGGATGTTGAACGTTACTTTTTTGGAGATGAATAA
- a CDS encoding diacylglycerol/lipid kinase family protein, translated as METYNNGILFYHDKAGQGDVHEIIGEVTKPLSKMIHHLTVYRSLEQGEIYQLLTETKQQYDIYLILGGDGTVHELINGMIDGGHNKPIAILPGGTFNDFTKTLHLNPNPVRAAEQLLDAELRTYDVLRTNERYALNFAGMGLMVENSLGVNPEVKSKFGKFSYLFSALKNVTNPKFFDYKIQVDDKQYAGTSSMILIANGQFVGGNRIPLSELSPNDGVLNVFIFKDSGLKTFTEMIGEKSEVNWNEISQNIEHISGKQVRVETKDTIDVDVDGEIDLATPLHIDVIPGKLKILTAQVSTLFS; from the coding sequence ATGGAAACATATAATAATGGGATTTTGTTCTATCATGACAAAGCCGGTCAAGGTGATGTTCATGAAATTATCGGTGAAGTGACAAAGCCGTTATCGAAGATGATTCACCACTTGACGGTTTACCGTAGTTTAGAGCAAGGTGAAATTTATCAGTTACTTACCGAAACGAAGCAACAGTATGATATTTATTTAATACTCGGGGGAGACGGAACCGTACACGAACTCATAAACGGCATGATTGATGGTGGTCACAATAAACCGATTGCCATTCTTCCTGGTGGAACGTTTAACGATTTCACGAAAACATTACACTTAAATCCTAATCCAGTACGCGCTGCCGAACAACTATTAGATGCTGAATTACGAACGTATGATGTACTCAGGACAAATGAACGATATGCTTTAAACTTTGCGGGAATGGGATTAATGGTCGAAAATTCATTAGGGGTTAATCCTGAAGTAAAAAGTAAGTTTGGTAAATTCAGCTACTTATTCTCAGCCTTAAAAAATGTCACAAACCCTAAATTTTTTGACTATAAAATTCAAGTTGATGATAAACAATACGCAGGTACTTCGTCAATGATTCTGATCGCAAATGGACAATTTGTAGGCGGCAATCGAATTCCCCTGTCAGAACTTTCACCAAACGATGGCGTACTGAATGTCTTTATATTTAAAGACAGTGGTCTGAAGACGTTTACGGAAATGATCGGTGAAAAATCTGAAGTCAATTGGAATGAAATCAGTCAGAACATTGAACATATTTCAGGTAAACAAGTACGTGTCGAAACGAAAGATACGATTGATGTCGATGTTGATGGCGAAATTGATTTAGCGACCCCGCTACATATAGATGTCATACCAGGTAAACTCAAAATATTAACTGCTCAAGTATCGACCCTATTCTCATAA
- a CDS encoding peptide MFS transporter, which produces MRTMKYSREEMVESVPQTGFFGHPKGLGILFFVEFWERFSYYGMRAILIYYMYDTVANGGLGMDKTTAASIGSMYGSLIFMTGIFGGWIADRLIGSRKALLYGATLIMLGHVAMSLPFGIPAFLASMFLIIVGSGLMKPNISNVVGGLYHKNDSRMDGGFVIFYMSVNMGAFLSPLVVGALQKNYNYHIGFLAAAIGMALALIVYVIFNRKSLGLVGVEPTHLLVGEEKKKYARNIGIASVALIIIIAITLSMGILTFNTFSFVVTILGVALPIIYWTTMYRSKDVTNTERSRLLAYIPLFLTSVMFWVIQEQGANTLALFAAERTQLDLKPLLGIDYKIPAAFFQSLNPMFIVLLAPVLSALWVKLGKRNPTTPFKFTLGILFAGLSFLVMIVPLTQSGTQLINPLWLVLSFLLCVIGELCLSPTGSSVSVKLAPVAFNSQMLSLWFLSNATAQGLNAQFVKLIEPLGYTKYFMFIGAIAMTLFVIVLISNKWISKKMEGIH; this is translated from the coding sequence ATGAGAACGATGAAATATTCTCGTGAAGAGATGGTAGAAAGTGTACCGCAAACAGGATTCTTTGGTCACCCTAAAGGACTAGGTATTTTATTCTTTGTTGAGTTTTGGGAACGTTTTAGTTATTACGGTATGCGTGCAATATTAATTTATTATATGTATGACACGGTTGCTAACGGTGGTCTTGGAATGGATAAGACGACTGCAGCAAGTATCGGTTCTATGTATGGTTCATTAATCTTTATGACAGGTATATTCGGTGGATGGATTGCGGATAGATTAATCGGTTCACGTAAAGCATTACTATATGGTGCGACATTGATCATGCTTGGTCACGTTGCTATGAGTTTACCATTCGGTATTCCGGCATTTTTAGCTTCAATGTTTTTAATTATCGTTGGTTCGGGTTTAATGAAACCTAATATTTCTAATGTCGTTGGTGGATTATACCATAAAAACGATAGCCGTATGGACGGTGGATTTGTAATTTTCTATATGTCTGTTAACATGGGTGCATTTTTATCACCACTTGTTGTTGGAGCATTACAGAAAAATTATAACTATCATATCGGATTTTTAGCAGCAGCAATCGGTATGGCACTTGCATTAATCGTCTACGTTATCTTTAACCGTAAATCTCTTGGATTAGTAGGTGTTGAACCAACACACTTACTTGTTGGAGAAGAGAAAAAGAAATATGCAAGAAATATCGGTATCGCATCGGTTGCATTAATCATCATTATTGCTATAACGTTATCAATGGGAATTTTAACATTTAACACATTCTCATTCGTTGTTACAATTTTAGGTGTTGCATTACCAATTATATACTGGACAACAATGTACAGAAGTAAAGACGTTACAAATACAGAACGCTCAAGATTACTTGCGTATATTCCATTATTCTTAACGAGTGTCATGTTCTGGGTAATTCAGGAGCAAGGTGCAAATACGTTAGCATTATTTGCAGCTGAACGTACACAACTTGATTTAAAACCTTTATTAGGGATTGATTACAAAATACCAGCAGCGTTCTTCCAGTCATTAAACCCAATGTTTATCGTACTGTTAGCGCCTGTTCTATCAGCCTTATGGGTAAAACTTGGTAAACGTAATCCAACGACACCATTCAAATTTACTTTAGGGATATTATTCGCCGGTTTAAGTTTCTTAGTTATGATTGTGCCATTAACTCAATCAGGCACACAACTTATCAATCCATTATGGCTCGTATTATCATTCTTACTATGTGTTATTGGAGAGTTATGTTTATCACCAACTGGTTCTTCAGTATCTGTTAAACTTGCACCTGTTGCATTTAACTCTCAAATGCTAAGTTTATGGTTCTTATCAAATGCGACAGCGCAAGGTTTAAATGCACAGTTCGTTAAACTGATCGAACCGCTTGGATATACAAAGTACTTCATGTTTATCGGTGCAATTGCAATGACACTATTTGTTATTGTACTCATCAGCAACAAATGGATTTCTAAAAAAATGGAAGGCATCCATTAA
- a CDS encoding peptide MFS transporter, whose amino-acid sequence MSQHTREEIVNSMPRTGFFGHPKGLFTLMVTEFWERFSYYGMKAILVYYLYYSVKDGGFGLPDALALQIVSIYGAMIYMSGVVGGWLADRFIGTRKAILYGAILIMIGHILLSLPNNFTLLLVALLFIILGTGLLKPNISSNVGEIYEKNDPKVDAAFTLFVMSINLGAFISPLIVGWLQKNVGFHYGFAVAAVGMFFGLIVYVLRAKPTLGLSGLDIPNPVTPEEKKKTISFVSAIVIAFVIYFIFAQLTGNLNLQSFMSLVTALGIGLPAVYFIMMFVSKKTTSEEKSRVAAYIPLFLASVVFWSIQEQGSTILAAFADKNTQLDLAKVTNGAINFVIPPAWFQSLNPLFIVTLAPLFAWLWVKLGRFNPPTVVKFSIALFLAGFSYVVMVYPLTHNGDTLMNPAWLVLSYLLVTMAELCLSPTGLSVTTKLAPSAFTSQMMSVWFLSNTVAQLFNGQVLVKYYDTVNNATYFGNIGMVTIGLGVVLLIVSPFMKRFMKGVH is encoded by the coding sequence ATGTCTCAACATACAAGAGAAGAAATTGTAAACAGTATGCCGAGAACGGGATTCTTCGGGCACCCTAAAGGTTTGTTTACATTAATGGTTACTGAATTCTGGGAACGTTTCAGTTATTATGGAATGAAAGCAATATTAGTTTATTACTTATATTATTCTGTTAAAGATGGCGGTTTCGGATTACCGGATGCATTAGCTTTACAAATCGTATCGATATATGGTGCGATGATTTATATGAGTGGTGTTGTAGGAGGATGGCTAGCTGACCGTTTTATCGGAACACGAAAAGCGATATTATATGGTGCCATTCTGATTATGATTGGTCATATATTATTATCTTTGCCGAACAACTTTACGTTATTACTTGTTGCACTTTTATTTATTATATTAGGAACAGGATTACTTAAACCGAATATTTCTTCAAACGTCGGAGAAATTTATGAGAAAAATGACCCGAAAGTAGATGCTGCATTTACACTATTTGTAATGTCAATTAACTTAGGGGCATTCATTTCACCATTAATCGTTGGTTGGTTACAGAAGAATGTCGGCTTCCATTACGGTTTCGCTGTCGCAGCTGTCGGTATGTTCTTCGGGTTAATCGTTTATGTATTACGTGCAAAACCTACTTTAGGTTTATCAGGACTGGATATTCCAAACCCTGTAACACCTGAAGAGAAAAAGAAAACAATTAGCTTTGTATCAGCAATTGTTATCGCCTTTGTTATTTATTTCATATTCGCGCAACTTACTGGCAACTTAAACTTACAATCATTTATGTCACTCGTAACAGCGCTTGGTATTGGTTTACCAGCAGTTTACTTTATTATGATGTTTGTATCTAAAAAGACAACATCTGAAGAAAAATCACGTGTTGCAGCTTATATTCCATTATTTTTAGCATCGGTTGTTTTCTGGTCAATACAGGAGCAAGGTTCAACAATTCTTGCTGCTTTTGCCGATAAAAATACACAGTTAGATTTAGCTAAAGTGACAAATGGTGCAATTAACTTTGTAATTCCACCAGCATGGTTCCAATCATTAAACCCATTATTTATTGTAACTTTAGCACCATTATTTGCTTGGTTATGGGTAAAACTTGGTCGATTTAATCCACCAACTGTTGTTAAGTTTAGTATTGCATTATTTTTAGCAGGCTTCAGTTATGTCGTAATGGTTTATCCATTAACACATAATGGAGACACATTGATGAATCCAGCATGGTTAGTTTTAAGCTATTTGCTCGTAACGATGGCAGAACTTTGTTTATCACCCACTGGTTTATCAGTAACAACGAAACTTGCACCTAGCGCATTTACATCTCAAATGATGAGTGTATGGTTCTTATCAAATACAGTTGCGCAATTATTTAATGGTCAAGTACTTGTTAAATATTATGATACTGTTAATAACGCAACATACTTCGGTAACATCGGTATGGTTACAATTGGATTAGGTGTCGTATTACTAATAGTAAGTCCATTTATGAAACGTTTTATGAAAGGCGTTCATTAA